Sequence from the Flavobacterium sp. J372 genome:
CTCAGTCGGTTAGAGCGCAGGATTCATAACCCTGAGGTCACGGGTTCAACTCCCGTCTTCGCTACAAAAAATGGAAGCTTAATGCTTCCATTTTTTTTATTTTCAGTGCATTATAACTTTAAGTTATCGTTACATATTCAAAAATTATGTTATTTTTTTTTGTATGTTAAAAATATGCTCTATTTTTGACCTCGTAATAAACCCCCTAATGTTATGAAAAACAGTTTCTTGAAATTATATATGCTTGCTTTCTTTTTGGTTAGCAACATTGCTCTTTATGCTCAGCCGGGCCAGGATAACCCTGATGGTGACCTTGAGGGAGGAGACCCGCCGCCGGCACCAATCAATTCAAAGCTTATTTATCTTGCATTGGTGGGAATTGCATTTGGGTTTTATTATTTCATGAAAAAACGTGAAGAAAAGCTGAACTAACACATACACAGATAAATAAAAAGCCTCACAATCGTGAGGCTTTTTATTTATTAGAATTAAGCTAATATATTCTCTGCCAGGATCTCATCACTTTCGTTCCTGTACGACACCGATTTATATATAGATTTTATAATTAGAAATGAAAATACAGAGCAGCTTATAAATACCGTTGCATGTAAAACCTTATACGTTAAGTAATCGGGGTTTTGGGTATTAAATTCACTCCAGAGATTGTATCCGGATATGATTATAAATATAATGTTCGGCAGTAAAAGAAGGAGTCTCATAGCATATTGTTTTGAGTGCAAGGTCGGTATTGAAATGTAAAATGATAGCTAACCTTATGCTAATAAAAAGATAAATTAAAGCCTGAATAAGCAACTCTATAATTTTATCATTAATCTTAGCGTTAACATACTATATAGGCTGTAATAGCAGGGAAATCATTAAATTTACTTTATGAAGCTTTCAGAATACAAACAACTTGATGATACCGAACAATACCGGCTATTATGGTCCGACGGTGTATTGATTGATGCCTGTATTGAGGGAGAGGTGCGGAAGCTTTTATATTCTCTGCATGATTTTTATATTGAGCTATGGTGCCACTGCCATACCAATAAAATTATTTGGAAGCTTAGTTTTAAGCAGGGTAAACTTCTGGAGAAATACCTTAATAAATACAACACCAATATAGATATTGGCGCTGACGAATAGCTTATACAAGTTTCTGAACTTCAATTAAAAATGATTGCTGCCTCTCATTTATTAGTATTAAAGCTTCTTCTACTGTAAACCAGCCCGCTTTATCTATCTCAGGAAATGACTGCTTCTTGCCCGAACGTGGCGGCCATTCTATTTCAAATTCATTACATTGTACGTTGCCGGCGTCTACATCTCCCTCACATGCCCAGCCCATAACAGTTTTACCACCTTTTTGTACCACAGGCTGCAATTCAGTATAAAGACCTTCAGGCTTATGTCCTGTTTCTTCCTCAAATTCGCGTATGGCACAGTCAAGGGGTTCTTCGCCCGGCATTATCTCGCCCTTGGGAATTGTCCACCACCCGGCATCTTTATTTTTAAAATAGGGCCCGCCGGGATGTACCAGGAAAAAGAGCAACCGCCCTCCTTCAAATTTGTAAAGCAGTATTCCGGCGCTTTTCTTCATTATGAAAAGCCTTCTAAGATTTTGTATAGGTATATGTTACAGTACCTGTAGCGTATACCGGGTTGTCTTCTGCGTCACGTGTAGGGTAAGTACCATTATTGCGTACAATAATAATTTCTGTTCCATTAAAATCATGCTCAGTAGTCAGAGGCACATCAACACTGGTGGCGGTCATCAGGATGTCGCTTCCTTCAATTTCCCATGTGCCTTCAATTGTTTCAAAAGAGCAGCCCGTTTCAGACTCAAAGAATACATTATTGTTCGAATATTCGTAAGTACCGTCTTCATTCAATACTATTCTTGAGCCGCCATAACATGGCGATTCAAGCATTAAATCATTATTTGCTACTTCATCCAAATTAAAATCAACAGGATCAAACACCATTACTTTTGTTAGGTTGTATACTCCTGCATTTTCAGGCCCTACACCATTGTCGCGTGTTATATCAAGGTCATCATCATTACATGCTGCAGCCATACAAAGCATTGCTGTAAGCGCTAAAAGTTTAATTGTTTTCATAGTGTTTTGGTTTTTGTTATAAAGATACTATTGGTATTTGAGCATGCCTGTTTGATTAACAGTAAATTAACCCATAAAAAAACCCGCATGTGCGGGCTCAGTCAATTTAGTATCAGTAATTATAGTGTTCCCTCAGGTTCTGCATAGCGGCTTATAGGGCTGCTTTCTGCATCATTACCCTCTACTTTTACGATTTTGTTATAGATACCAAGCAGCAGGAACGGGGCGGCCCATTGGCCCACAAACAGAGCCGTGTGGTTTTTACCGAAAGCTTTTAAGGTTGCCGACACAGCCATAGACCCAAGTGCAGCCCAAAGAAATGTATCAGATGGAAGTTTTGCTGTTTGGTTTTCAATGGCTTTTGCTACTTTACCTTCAGAAT
This genomic interval carries:
- a CDS encoding lipocalin family protein, with translation MKTIKLLALTAMLCMAAACNDDDLDITRDNGVGPENAGVYNLTKVMVFDPVDFNLDEVANNDLMLESPCYGGSRIVLNEDGTYEYSNNNVFFESETGCSFETIEGTWEIEGSDILMTATSVDVPLTTEHDFNGTEIIIVRNNGTYPTRDAEDNPVYATGTVTYTYTKS
- a CDS encoding NUDIX domain-containing protein; translated protein: MKKSAGILLYKFEGGRLLFFLVHPGGPYFKNKDAGWWTIPKGEIMPGEEPLDCAIREFEEETGHKPEGLYTELQPVVQKGGKTVMGWACEGDVDAGNVQCNEFEIEWPPRSGKKQSFPEIDKAGWFTVEEALILINERQQSFLIEVQKLV